The genomic window CCGGTCTGGAGCGGTTCCTTTACGGGTTGCCGGTCAATGACGCCAGGTGCAAGCCGCTCGATGGGTGAGCGCTGGTCCGTGGTGATGGCGCCTTTGCCGTCAATTGGCTGGGCCAGGGCATTGACGACGCGGCCAATCATCGCTTCGCCGACGGGCACTTCCATAATGCGGCCCGTGCGGCGAACTTGATCGCCCTCACGAATCTCGGTGTAATCACCAAGCAGCACGACGCCCACCTGCGTCTCCTCGAGATTCAGCGCGAGGCCCATGACGCCGTGTGGAAACTCGAGAAGCTCGCCGGCCATGACCTTCTCAAGGCCGTATACGCGGGCGATACCGTCGCCCACTGAAATGACGCTCCCGATTTCGCTGATTTCGACACCCGCTTTGTATTCCTCGATCTGCTCGCGGATGATCTTTGTAATTTCGTCTGCTTTAATCTCCATGAACTACTCCTCAACGAGGCGGCTTTTGAAGGCCTGCAGTTGCTGACGGACAGACCCGTCGTAAATCGTGCTCCCCACCTGCGCGATTACGCCTCCGATCAACGACGGATCGATGGCGATTTCCATTTGAACCTGCTTGCCTGTCATTTGCTCCAGCTTGTCGGTCAATTGCCGGTGCTGCGCCGGATCCAGAGAACGTGCAGCCGTGACACGGGCTCGAACGATGCCTGTACGATCATCGAGCAGTCTCTGGTATTCCTGAATAATTTCTTCCAGAACCGGCAGGCGATTCCGATCCGCAAGAATGTTTATGAAATTGGCAATGCGGCGATCGAAACCGAGCGCGCCGGAAATTTCCTTGAGCATCCGCTTGCGCCGTTCACCAGCCATCGTTGGATTCTCTAAAAAAATGCGGGCCTCAGGCTGGTCTTTCAAAAGCGCTGCAAAACCCTGCAGCTGTTGAAGGCCATCGGCGGCTTTGGATGGATAGAGGACATCCATCAGAGCTCGGGCGTATCGGTTTGCAGCTACAGACATCTCTCTCCCAGTTCCTGCCGTGCGATCACAAATTCTGAATGAACCGCACGATAATGCGCTTCTGGTCGTCCTGAGTCATTTCGGTACGAAGAGCATTGCCCGCACGGTCAATCACCTGATCTGCGACGTGTTCTTTAATTTCACGCTCCACCGCGCGTGCCACCCGCTCGATTTCCTGCCGGGACTGTTCGACCACGCGCTCGACCTCATGTTTCGCATCCGCAAGAATTTTCTCCCGCTCAGCCAGAGATTCCTGTTGCGCGGCGGCGCTCAGATTCTCGATTTCGCTGGTCAGGTTCGCCAATCGTTTTTCAATTTCGTCCATGCGCGCCTGCGCGCTGGTTTGCGCATCCTGGGCCCGCCGAAGGCCGCTGGCGATCTCTGTTTGCCGCGTCTTGAAGAATTCACTCATTGGCTTGCGCAGAAGGAACGCGAGTCCCGCGAAAAGAACAATGAAATTGGCCCATCGGGCTATCACCCGGACTGGACTTTCTTCATGTTGTGCTTCGGCGCCTGCTCCTTGTTCCTGGGCGCGGACAACCGATACAGATCCGCAGATCCACACGCTGAGTATCAGGAGAGCCAATATCTTCTTCATGAAATTAATCCCGCAGAATTGCAGTTGTGAGCTTCTTTGCGAGTGAGTCTACTTCGACAGCGATTTTTCTGCTTGCTGCTTCCGCTTCGGCAGTCAGACGGGCACGGCCTTCCTGGACCGCAGCCTCCGCTTCCTGTTTCGCCTTTGCAACAAGTTCCGCTTTCTCACTCAAGGCCTTATCGCGCTGAGCCTCCTGCTGCCGGTAAGCGTCATTCCGCGCGGCGCGCATTGCATTTTCATATTCCGCCGTCCGCTTCTCTACAACCTCAAGCCGCTTTCGAGATTCCTCCTGGCGGCCCTCGATCAGTTCGCGGCGGCGATTCAAAATCTGGACAAGCGGACCAAAGAAAAAGCGGCTGAGGAACAGATAGAGGATGATCACATACAGAACTGTGACCAGCATTGATAAATCAACGTTGAGCATTCAAACTTCTCTTTTTGGAGTGACGTGTCAGGCAGCCCCCGAGAGTCCCGACAAAAGGATGAAAAATAGCATCCAGTTACGTCAGTGTCAACTGCTGCTCCCGTTCAACGGCGACGAATCCGATCTCAACAGCGGGGAGGCCTTCGGATTGGAGTTTCTGGAGTAGACTCCCAGACGACCCTGGTTCGCAGAAAATCAGCAGTCCGCCTGAGGTCTGGGGATCAAAAAAGACGTTTTTGAGGTCCGCTGAAACAGAATCTGAAATCGAAATCTTCTTGCCAAAGAACTCTTCGTTACTGGTTAGACCGCCGGCACAGAACCCCATGCGGCTGTAGTCCAACGCGCCAGGTAGAAGCGGGAGGTTACGATGATCGAATTCCATGGAGACCGCGCTGGCTTTAGCCACCTCCACTGCATGTCCCGCCAGACCAAAGCCAGTGACATCGGTCATGGAATGGACTTGAAAGTCGACGGCAATTTCTGAGGCTCGGCGATTCAACTGCAGCATCGTGGAGACTGCAGCCTGGAGGTGTTCCGCCGCGGCTTTGCCGCGCTTACCCGCGGTCGTAATCAGTCCCGTACCGAGAGGCTTGGTCAAAATGATGCGATCCCCAACCTTCGCTCCTGTATTCTGCTTGATGTTTTTGGGATCGATGATTCCTGTCACAGCGTAGCCAAACTTGATTTCATCATCGCGGACGGAATGTCCGCCAAGCAGGGCCACACCGGCTTCCGTCAACTTGTCCGAACCCCCCCGCATAATGTCGCCCAGGATGCTGAAGTCGACGCCCTGTGTGGGAAAGCCGACGATCGACAACGCTGTTTTCGGGACACCACCCATTGCATACACATCGCTCAGGGAATTTGCCGCCGCGATTTGTCCGTACATATAAGCGTCGTCGACAATTGGCGGAAAATAGTCGACTGTTTGCACAACTGCAATGTCAGACGTAAGTTGAAACACTCCGGCGTCGTCGGAGTGTTCGTATCCGACAATAACTCCCGGCAGGTTTTGCCGAGGCAGCATCTTCAGTGCGAAATCCAGGGCCCCTGGACCGAGCTTGCCCGCTCAGCCAGCAGATCTGGCGTACTCTGTTAGTCTCATAAGTATTTTAGGTACAGTAACTTGTGACATCCAGCCGACTCATGATTGCCTCCCCTGCCGGGCCGCGGTTTTCTCGGCTGCATGCGCCGCAACGGTAGTTTCGTCGGGCCGTTCATCTGCCATACGTGTGCGCCCGTCGAGCAATGCCCCAGGGCTGATGGAAAGTACGGGGGTTTGGATATCGCCTCGAACGCGGCCGGTAACAGAAATCTCAACGCGGCGTTTCGCTTCAATCGTTCCGAGCACTTGCCCGTGGATCTCAACTTCACCCGCGCGAATGTCGGCATGCACCATCGCATGCTCGCCGATGATCAACGTGTCGCCAGTGGAAATGGATCCGTGAAAGTTCCCATCGATGCGGAGGGTCCCGGCGAACTCGAGTTCGCCGGTAATGTTGGTGCCTTTATCGAGAAACCCGGAAACCTGATCGGATGGCTTCACGCGAAACTTCATGCTCACTCCCGCGAGAGCTTGCGCGTTTAGAATTTCGCGCCTAACAAGCCCTCGTACAGTCGATTCATCTCTTCGAAAGAGTAGAAATGAACTTCTATCTTTCCCTTACCGCCATTCTCCTGCACGGTCACCTTTGTACCAAGAGTTTGCTCCAGAGCATGAATGGCGGCCGTCACGTTCGGATCCACGGCTTCGGAGGATCCGGCAGAGTCATCCTTCGCGCCGCTGGAATAACGCGACACCAGCACCTCCGCCTGTCGAACGGAGTAATTACCCTGGATGATCTTTCTGGCGGAGTCGAGTATCGCATTGAGGTCAGAGAGAGACAATAGTGCTTTGGCATGACCGGTACTGAGCTGGTTTTCACGCAGCCATTGTTGGACTTCGAGGGGAAGGCGCAGCAAGCGGAGCATATTGGCGACGGTTGCACGGTTCTTGCCGACGCGGCGAGCGACCTCTTCCTGAGTCATACCGAAATCAGAAATGAGTCTTTCATACGCCTGCGCTTCCTCTATCGGATTCAGATCCTCGCGCTGGAGGTTCTCGATGAGCGCGATTTCAAGGGAGGCGTGCTCCCCTGCTTCCCGTATGACTGCTGGAATGCGCATCAAGCCTGCGCGCTGGGAAGCGCGCCAGCGGCGTTCGCCGGCTATAAGCTGGAAAAACCCATCGTCCAGGGCAGTGACGACGACGGGCTGGATCACACCATGCTCGCGGATGGAGTCCGCAAGCTCATTCAGGGCATCCTCACTAAAATTTTTTCGCGGTTGATGCGAGTTCGGCAGTATGCGATCGATGTCAATTTCCCGAAGTTGTTCGCTTTCAATTTCCGGTGTGCCCAACAGGGCGCTCAAGCCCCTTCCCAAAGCCTTTCTCTGTGCCATGAATGATCTCCTTTGCGAGTCTGATATAGCTTTCGGCTCCCTTGGATTTGATGTCGTAGAGCAGAATCGGCCGGCCATGACTGGGGGCTTCACCAAGACGAACGTTGCGGGGAATGACTGTGTTCAGGAGTTGCTTCCCGAAAAAATTCTTCAGGTCGTCCATGATCTGACGGGACAGGTTGGTCCTGTCATCAAACATGGTGAGCACGACTCCTTCGATGCTCAGATCGGGGTGTCGCACCCGGCGGATCTGTTGGATCGTCTGCATCAATTCCGCGACGCCTTCCAGCGCGAAGTATTCGCATTGAATGGGAACCAGGACGCTGTTTGCCGCAATCAGCGCGTTGACCGTCAGGAGGTCGAGCGATGGCGGGCAGTCGATAAAGATGAAGTCATAGCTGTCGATGAATGGGCTTAACGCCGTTTTCAGGCGTTGATCACGATCGGGGTACTGGGCCATCTCAAGCGTCGCACCAACCAACTCGCGGCTGGCCGGAGCAATGAAGAGGGATTCCATCTCCGTTGGTTGCAGGATGGAATTGAGGGGTTCGCGATGGACGACAACGTGGTAGGTGGACCGATTGTATGTTCCCTTTCGAATACCCAGGCCGGAGCTGGCATTCGCCTGCGGATCGAGGTCGATCAAAAGGGTGCGCATATCGGCGGCTGCGAGGGAAGCAGCAAGATTGATGGCGGTGGTCGTTTTACCAACTCCGCCTTTCTGATTGGCAATGGCTATGACTTTTCCCATGGCTTGGCGACTCTACATTGTTCCACGTGGAACAGGAACCGAATTTGTTCCACGTGGAACAATAATGGGAGGCAGGACGGTCAGGGGAGGTCCCTGTTAGGCCGGAGGGTATGCGCTCGGCGCTCCTGATACGATCCAGACCCGAGTTCCGGTGATCGGGACGGTCAAGCTTTGGGTTGGTTCAAGGCCTGCGTATTCAACGGCCGACGAAGTAATCCATACTATCCTTGTCGTAGGCCGAGAAATCCGACGAATCAGAGCCAGCAACTGCGGGGTCAAGGCGACCGCCTGCAGTGAGATCCAGTCCGGAGCGGCGAGCTTCAAAGCAACATCTTCGAACCGGGCATGGTGGACTTCAACGTTTTTGAGGCTCAACGCCGCCGTCAGGTGCCGCAAAAATGCGGCCCGCTTACTTCGCGCTTCAATTAAGTGACACTCGCGAAAGCACCCTACGGCATTCAGCGCGATCGCTGGCGAGCCGTTTCCTGAGCCGATATCCAACAAACTGCCGTCGGCTTTCAGTTGCAATCCGATCCATATCGGCTCGGCTACCAGGCGGCGAACCAGCGCGGCACCCGCCAGACCGGTCAGGTTAATTTTTTTATTCCAGCGTGAGAGTTCCTCAACATAGGTCACGAGCGACGCTTTCTGCGGCTCCGTCAAATCGATCTGGAATTGTTGCAGCTCGGATTCGAGGATTTCGCAGTAAGACACGGCTCTGGCTGGGTTAGTGCGACGGCGGTTCGCGGCGGTTCTGCCGCATTTCGATGTGGAAAAGAAGGATCGAGATTGAAGCGGGCGTAATGCCGGGAATCCGGCTCGCCTGCGCGATCGATTGCGGGCGGATGCGGCTCAACTTCTCGACAATTTCCCGTGACAGGCCGGGCATGTTTGCGAAGTCCAGATCCGCAGGCAGCTTCTTCGACTCGGCTTTCCGAAGCTTCACGACTTCGCGCTCCTGCTCCTTCAAATAGCCTTCGTACTTGATGCCCGTCTCCAGTGAAACGATGTCCTCGCGGCGGACGGCTTCGACTTGAATAACGCCTCCGGCAATCAATTCCTCCAGGTGGATTTCAGGACGCCGTAAAAGGCTTATCAACGACGGTCGTT from Terriglobia bacterium includes these protein-coding regions:
- a CDS encoding ParA family protein — translated: MGKVIAIANQKGGVGKTTTAINLAASLAAADMRTLLIDLDPQANASSGLGIRKGTYNRSTYHVVVHREPLNSILQPTEMESLFIAPASRELVGATLEMAQYPDRDQRLKTALSPFIDSYDFIFIDCPPSLDLLTVNALIAANSVLVPIQCEYFALEGVAELMQTIQQIRRVRHPDLSIEGVVLTMFDDRTNLSRQIMDDLKNFFGKQLLNTVIPRNVRLGEAPSHGRPILLYDIKSKGAESYIRLAKEIIHGTEKGFGKGLERPVGHTGN
- a CDS encoding RsmG family class I SAM-dependent methyltransferase codes for the protein MSYCEILESELQQFQIDLTEPQKASLVTYVEELSRWNKKINLTGLAGAALVRRLVAEPIWIGLQLKADGSLLDIGSGNGSPAIALNAVGCFRECHLIEARSKRAAFLRHLTAALSLKNVEVHHARFEDVALKLAAPDWISLQAVALTPQLLALIRRISRPTTRIVWITSSAVEYAGLEPTQSLTVPITGTRVWIVSGAPSAYPPA
- a CDS encoding ATP synthase F0 subunit B gives rise to the protein MLNVDLSMLVTVLYVIILYLFLSRFFFGPLVQILNRRRELIEGRQEESRKRLEVVEKRTAEYENAMRAARNDAYRQQEAQRDKALSEKAELVAKAKQEAEAAVQEGRARLTAEAEAASRKIAVEVDSLAKKLTTAILRD
- a CDS encoding polymer-forming cytoskeletal protein, which gives rise to MKFRVKPSDQVSGFLDKGTNITGELEFAGTLRIDGNFHGSISTGDTLIIGEHAMVHADIRAGEVEIHGQVLGTIEAKRRVEISVTGRVRGDIQTPVLSISPGALLDGRTRMADERPDETTVAAHAAEKTAARQGRQS
- a CDS encoding ATP synthase F0 subunit B, which encodes MKKILALLILSVWICGSVSVVRAQEQGAGAEAQHEESPVRVIARWANFIVLFAGLAFLLRKPMSEFFKTRQTEIASGLRRAQDAQTSAQARMDEIEKRLANLTSEIENLSAAAQQESLAEREKILADAKHEVERVVEQSRQEIERVARAVEREIKEHVADQVIDRAGNALRTEMTQDDQKRIIVRFIQNL
- the atpH gene encoding ATP synthase F1 subunit delta, which produces MSVAANRYARALMDVLYPSKAADGLQQLQGFAALLKDQPEARIFLENPTMAGERRKRMLKEISGALGFDRRIANFINILADRNRLPVLEEIIQEYQRLLDDRTGIVRARVTAARSLDPAQHRQLTDKLEQMTGKQVQMEIAIDPSLIGGVIAQVGSTIYDGSVRQQLQAFKSRLVEE
- a CDS encoding ParB/RepB/Spo0J family partition protein, with the protein product MGTPEIESEQLREIDIDRILPNSHQPRKNFSEDALNELADSIREHGVIQPVVVTALDDGFFQLIAGERRWRASQRAGLMRIPAVIREAGEHASLEIALIENLQREDLNPIEEAQAYERLISDFGMTQEEVARRVGKNRATVANMLRLLRLPLEVQQWLRENQLSTGHAKALLSLSDLNAILDSARKIIQGNYSVRQAEVLVSRYSSGAKDDSAGSSEAVDPNVTAAIHALEQTLGTKVTVQENGGKGKIEVHFYSFEEMNRLYEGLLGAKF